One region of Glutamicibacter sp. B1 genomic DNA includes:
- a CDS encoding alpha/beta hydrolase fold domain-containing protein, protein MATTWAALVAGIIGRTRMRGVSIEYRFAAPEHPFPAAVEDSVTAYRGLLASGIFALLIPAGSHEILLDDALRVAARAAEADDAVPLEITLGVPHVFQGFTSALYEGAAALDSVATILYAQLGSTLEPCGSMTDELQS, encoded by the coding sequence TTGGCCACAACTTGGGCCGCTTTGGTCGCCGGCATCATTGGTCGCACCAGAATGCGTGGGGTCAGCATCGAGTACCGATTCGCCGCGCCCGAACATCCATTCCCGGCAGCCGTCGAGGACTCCGTCACCGCCTACCGCGGATTGCTCGCCTCTGGAATATTCGCACTACTTATACCAGCTGGATCTCACGAGATCCTCCTCGACGATGCTCTACGAGTAGCCGCTCGCGCGGCCGAGGCCGACGATGCGGTGCCCCTTGAGATCACGCTTGGTGTTCCCCACGTCTTCCAAGGCTTCACCTCAGCCCTGTACGAGGGCGCGGCGGCGCTGGATTCCGTCGCCACAATTTTGTATGCACAGCTCGGATCGACGCTGGAACCCTGTGGTTCAATGACGGACGAGCTCCAGTCCTGA
- a CDS encoding VOC family protein, which translates to MGHFRTPQVVLFTRDIDRAVSFYGALGFDEAFRTPRAGTPIHVDLALDGYRLGLATESSTREDHGLDPIADGQRAAVILWTDDVTSGYEMLISLGATPVKPPEPWLDRLLIAWAQDPDGHLVQVVQATN; encoded by the coding sequence ATGGGACACTTTCGGACTCCTCAGGTTGTTCTGTTCACTCGCGACATCGACCGCGCGGTCTCGTTCTACGGCGCGCTCGGTTTCGACGAGGCTTTCCGCACACCACGTGCAGGCACACCCATCCATGTAGACCTCGCCCTGGACGGTTACCGCCTCGGTCTGGCCACCGAGTCCAGCACTCGTGAAGACCACGGCCTCGACCCTATCGCCGACGGCCAGCGTGCGGCAGTGATCCTGTGGACTGACGACGTTACTTCAGGCTACGAGATGCTCATCAGCCTCGGTGCAACGCCCGTCAAGCCACCAGAGCCTTGGCTCGATCGTCTGCTGATCGCCTGGGCTCAGGACCCAGACGGCCACCTGGTGCAGGTCGTCCAAGCCACGAATTGA
- a CDS encoding type II toxin-antitoxin system VapB family antitoxin: MAITSVDINKAELNQAKRLAGTSSTRETVDLALRILIAVRQQPAVVERIISRSFEPSQIDAPTISPIADAPPAGRTPPPRAVSE; this comes from the coding sequence ATGGCAATTACCTCAGTTGACATCAACAAGGCTGAACTCAATCAAGCTAAGCGACTGGCAGGAACCAGCTCGACTCGTGAGACCGTCGATCTAGCGCTTCGGATATTAATTGCCGTCCGCCAGCAGCCGGCCGTCGTCGAACGCATCATTTCCCGCAGTTTCGAACCCAGTCAGATCGATGCACCAACTATTTCCCCGATTGCAGACGCACCACCTGCAGGTAGGACCCCGCCGCCCAGAGCAGTTTCCGAATGA